A DNA window from Rhodococcus sp. Z13 contains the following coding sequences:
- a CDS encoding ABC transporter permease — MSDALTVDDEPIESSSRSFRRAFQDLREGFNHRELWLLLGWQDIKQRYRRSVLGPFWITIATGVSAIAMGLLYGTLFNLDVGEFLPYVALGFIIWNLIQGSILEGADVFMSNEGLIKQLPTPLSVHVYRLVWRQMILFAHNIVIYIGIFIVFPRQLYWTALLAIPALALIAINAVWVSLVFGILATRYRDIAPLLGSIVQLLFFMTPIIWTEQTLVGTGNEGRAKIAELNPLYHFLDIVRTPLLGGDQQLYHWVIVLIITVLGWGVALLAMRNYRARVAYWV; from the coding sequence GTGTCTGATGCCCTCACTGTCGATGACGAACCCATCGAGTCGTCCTCACGCTCGTTCCGGCGCGCGTTCCAGGATCTGCGCGAAGGCTTCAACCATCGCGAGCTGTGGCTGCTGCTCGGGTGGCAGGACATCAAGCAGCGGTACCGGCGCTCGGTGCTCGGCCCGTTCTGGATCACCATCGCGACCGGCGTCTCCGCCATCGCGATGGGTCTGCTGTACGGCACGCTGTTCAACCTCGACGTGGGTGAGTTCCTCCCCTACGTCGCCCTCGGCTTCATCATCTGGAACCTGATCCAGGGGTCGATCCTCGAGGGTGCGGACGTGTTCATGTCCAACGAGGGGCTGATCAAACAGCTGCCGACGCCGTTGAGCGTGCACGTCTATCGGCTGGTGTGGCGGCAGATGATCCTGTTCGCCCACAACATCGTCATCTACATCGGTATCTTCATCGTCTTCCCACGTCAGCTGTACTGGACGGCCCTGCTGGCCATCCCCGCGCTGGCGCTGATCGCGATCAACGCGGTGTGGGTGTCGCTGGTGTTCGGCATCCTCGCCACCCGCTACCGCGACATCGCGCCGCTGCTCGGCAGCATCGTGCAGCTGCTGTTCTTCATGACCCCGATCATCTGGACGGAGCAGACGCTCGTCGGCACCGGCAACGAGGGCCGCGCGAAGATCGCCGAGCTCAACCCGCTGTACCACTTCCTCGACATCGTGCGCACCCCGCTGCTCGGCGGTGACCAGCAGCTCTACCACTGGGTGATCGTCCTGATCATCACGGTGCTCGGGTGGGGTGTGGCCCTGCTCGCGATGCGCAACTACCGCGCGCGCGTCGCCTACTGGGTCTGA